One window of Saimiri boliviensis isolate mSaiBol1 chromosome 4, mSaiBol1.pri, whole genome shotgun sequence genomic DNA carries:
- the LOC120363280 gene encoding uncharacterized protein LOC120363280, with translation MFAAAAAASLHCGDGAPSPPRLGPLPSHTHTHTHTPRGAAAGGAVWALLPLPPQEHPARGRRREALAISSVLVLPPLPPPPGITRASRSQAAALVAMMMMSRTQPLGEGRGGCVCGGGRAAISAGEAARRERELAGGRRGATRRAGAEKVLSLPPQGARRGRRRAAGRAPAGSMTRPAGTVTWVRGSGGDGGAPIARMGSEGLAGGGRQCSERFWRLRRIGRSGGARTRLADRHFTSSREGGGSRGDGFSLGCHVFEVV, from the exons ATgttcgccgccgccgccgccgcctcccttCACTG CGGCGACGGCGCCCCCTCCCCTCCTCGGCTCGGCCCcctcccctcacacacacacacacacacacacaccccgcgaGGAGCGGCGGCGGGCGGGGCGGTGTGGGCGCTGCTGCCGCTGCCTCCTCAGGAGCACCCGGCGAGGGGCCGCAGGAGAGAAGCCCTCGCGATTTCGTCGGTGCTGGTGCTGCCGCCACTGCCGCCGCCGCCGGGAATCACACGGGCTTCTCGGTCCCAGGCTGCAGCTCTTGTTGCCATGATGATGATGTCACGGACGCAACCactgggggagggaagaggggggtgtgtgtgtggcggaGGGAGGGCTGCGATTAGTGCGGGGGAGGCGGCTCGGCGGGAAAGGGAGCTCGCAGGCGGGCGCCGGGGCGCGACACGGAGGGCGGGGGCCGAGAAGGTGCTTTCTCTCCCGCCCCAGGGCGCGCGTCGAGGGAGGCGGCGGGCGGCCGGCAGGGCCCCTGCGGGATCGATGACTCGGCCGGCGGGCACGGTCACCTGGGTGAGGGGCAGCGGAGGGGACGGCGGAGCACCGATCGCACGGATGGGCTCCGAGGGGCTTGCGGGAGGGGGGCGCCAGTGTTCGGAAAGGTTTTGGCGGCTACGGCGTATTGGCCGGAGCGGCGGTGCTCGCACTCGCCTCGCCGACCGCCATTTCACATCCAGCAGAGAAGGCGGGGGCAGCCGCGGAGACGGTTTTTCACTAG GTTGCCATGTGTTTGAAGTGGTGTGA